The following proteins are co-located in the bacterium genome:
- the truB gene encoding tRNA pseudouridine(55) synthase TruB produces MAEELTGVLNCDKPAGWTSFDVIRKLRRALGMKKMGHTGSLDPIATGVLVICLGRATRLVELLMAAQKEYRAWIRFGVATDTYDSEGKVTDEGDPPADLRAAVEGILPRFTGEIMQSPPPFSAAKVNGERLYKLARRGKPVHVPPRPVNVFTFDLVAIEGPQVEVLISCSKGTYVRALANDMGRVIGCGAHLAGLVRTRNGVFTVEEALGVDRPPAELREAALEKLVQPERSLAYLTKCRVSADELTRYLHGIPVTLGERHPVGTLLRVYGPEGFVGVGQVEPGPGGAVIQPRTTIVTPDS; encoded by the coding sequence CAGGCGTTTTAAACTGCGACAAACCGGCGGGCTGGACCAGCTTCGACGTCATCCGCAAGCTGCGCCGCGCCCTGGGCATGAAGAAGATGGGCCACACCGGCTCGCTGGACCCCATCGCCACCGGGGTGCTGGTTATCTGCCTCGGGCGGGCCACGCGGCTGGTGGAGCTGTTGATGGCCGCCCAGAAGGAGTACCGCGCCTGGATCCGCTTCGGCGTCGCCACCGACACCTACGACTCCGAGGGGAAGGTGACCGACGAGGGGGATCCGCCCGCGGACCTGCGCGCCGCCGTCGAGGGGATTCTCCCCCGGTTCACGGGCGAGATAATGCAGAGCCCCCCCCCATTTTCCGCGGCCAAGGTGAACGGGGAGAGGCTCTACAAGCTGGCCCGGCGGGGGAAGCCCGTCCACGTCCCGCCCCGGCCGGTGAACGTCTTCACTTTCGATTTGGTCGCTATCGAGGGCCCGCAGGTCGAGGTCCTCATCTCCTGTTCCAAGGGGACATACGTCCGCGCCCTGGCCAACGACATGGGCCGGGTCATCGGCTGCGGGGCCCATCTGGCCGGTCTGGTCCGCACGCGCAACGGGGTTTTCACCGTGGAGGAGGCCCTCGGAGTGGACCGTCCGCCCGCGGAGCTCCGCGAGGCGGCCCTGGAGAAGCTGGTCCAGCCCGAGCGCTCGCTGGCCTACCTCACCAAGTGCCGGGTGTCCGCCGATGAGCTCACCCGCTACCTGCACGGCATCCCGGTGACCTTGGGTGAGCGGCATCCCGTGGGGACCCTCCTGCGCGTGTACGGGCCCGAGGGTTTCGTCGGCGTGGGCCAGGTGGAGCCCGGTCCCGGCGGCGCGGTCATCCAGCCCCGGACGACCATCGTCACCCCCGATTCCTAA
- the ribF gene encoding riboflavin biosynthesis protein RibF, with the protein MDLYPGIESARGRLQPGGCFTVGTFDGVHRGHQHLVALLDEMSGDDPAVVLTFRRHPLAVLRPESAPEPLTSVERRLELLALAGADAAILVEFDPAFAALTAEALLRRLVEELGMTGMARGYDHHFGSDHADAEKLGELARGLGLRDEVLEPVIECGLVVKSKTVRGLLAEGDVSRAACLLGKPHRLMGRVVKGLGLARKLGFPTANVPDYYEMPPKPGVYAVEGRLIGHVYRGVANIGWRPTVEDSPRGTKPIMEVHLFDQRMDAYGAAMAVDFHARLRDEVRFPDLDALKARIELDGQAARDWWAAHPDGVEYA; encoded by the coding sequence ATGGACCTCTACCCCGGCATCGAATCCGCCCGGGGCCGCCTACAACCCGGCGGCTGCTTCACCGTCGGAACCTTCGACGGGGTACACCGGGGGCATCAGCACCTCGTGGCCCTCCTCGACGAGATGTCGGGGGACGACCCGGCGGTGGTGCTCACCTTCCGGCGCCACCCCCTGGCCGTCCTCCGGCCCGAGAGCGCCCCGGAGCCGCTGACCAGCGTCGAGCGCCGTCTCGAGCTCCTCGCCCTGGCCGGGGCCGACGCCGCCATCCTGGTGGAGTTCGACCCCGCCTTCGCCGCGCTCACCGCCGAGGCGCTCCTCCGCCGGCTCGTGGAGGAGCTGGGGATGACCGGAATGGCGCGGGGCTACGACCACCACTTCGGCTCCGACCACGCGGACGCGGAGAAGCTCGGCGAGCTGGCCCGAGGGCTCGGCCTCCGCGACGAGGTGCTCGAGCCCGTGATCGAGTGCGGGCTGGTCGTCAAGAGCAAGACCGTCCGCGGCCTCTTGGCCGAGGGTGACGTCTCCCGGGCGGCCTGCCTTCTGGGCAAGCCGCACCGCCTGATGGGCCGGGTGGTGAAGGGGCTCGGGCTGGCGCGCAAGCTCGGCTTTCCCACGGCCAACGTCCCCGATTACTACGAGATGCCGCCCAAGCCGGGGGTTTACGCCGTGGAGGGGCGGCTCATCGGGCACGTCTACCGGGGGGTGGCCAACATCGGCTGGCGCCCGACGGTGGAGGACTCACCCCGTGGAACCAAGCCGATTATGGAGGTTCACCTCTTCGATCAGCGGATGGACGCCTACGGGGCGGCGATGGCGGTGGATTTCCACGCCCGGCTGCGCGATGAGGTGCGCTTCCCCGATCTCGACGCGCTAAAGGCGCGGATCGAGCTGGACGGTCAAGCGGCCCGGGACTGGTGGGCGGCGCACCCCGACGGGGTGGAGTACGCCTGA